GTTTTACTCAGATCCCTGTCGAATCTGAAAGGAGAGAAGCGTTGAATGCCCAGGTGGCGGCACCGATGAGTCCCAAGGCACCGGCATTTGATGCCGCTGCAGTTAAGTTTCGGGTATAGCCCATCCCCCCCTGGATGATCGGATAGTTAATCCCCAGCATTTCAGTCAGTTCGGTTTTTATCATCTAAAACTCCTTCTTATTTTATGTTTGGTAATATCTTTATTATGCCTCCCGTGACCCTTTTACCTTCACATCCATGTCCCACCAGTTCTTTCTATTGATGCGAAGACATTCAAGGCAAATTACTTGTCTGTCTTGGTCATGGCCGCATAAGTTTCGCAAAAACCGGTCACGGGAACGACAATCCCATAATCAGACCGGATAGACTTTGCAGAGCACCCCCCCGCGCATATCCGGCAGGCCTTGTTCGGGATCGAGATTGTAGTCATCGTCACTCAAAACAACAGCGTCCGAATGGTCGAACCCGGCGGAAAGTGTTGGTTCGCCTTGAGTTTGTTCCGGGAACCACCAGCCATGTGGCACCCTGACCAGATCGGGAGGCATTTCATCTCGAAGCCCAGCTTTCATCTTGATTCTTCCATGAGTCGTTTCCACAAAAACCCAGTCGCCTTCGCTAATACCTAGATTCCGGCCGGTTTCCGGATTTATCATGCTTATGGGAAAGGGATTTCTTTTTCGAAAGGCATCGATCTGCCTTAAGCTGCTATGGAAATACTCCTCCTCCATTAAACCAACATACAGAGTCAAAGGATACTCCTTGACCAGTTCGGGCGTGGCGATGGGGCTTTGGCCGGGTTCGATATAATGGGGCAGTGGATCGTAACCTAAATCACTCAAAACGCTGGAAGACAGCTCCAC
Above is a window of Deltaproteobacteria bacterium DNA encoding:
- a CDS encoding nitronate monooxygenase translates to MKTELTEMLGINYPIIQGGMGYTRNLTAAASNAGALGLIGAATWAFNASLLSDSTGI